The Daucus carota subsp. sativus chromosome 2, DH1 v3.0, whole genome shotgun sequence genome includes a window with the following:
- the LOC108207483 gene encoding uncharacterized protein LOC108207483 yields MGWFTRERRGMSWMDESQDSVSAPPAHLLMFFGLLMLVMYYSIRSEYEEKVKETKMELRLFLVILLPLLVILATHLTVKWSDVRDTSQVVYETLHEEGSSPWGVAFVLLLVLFMVNYRSSIYSAWFRP; encoded by the coding sequence atgggGTGGTTTACAAGAGAAAGGAGAGGGATGAGCTGGATGGATGAAAGCCAAGACTCTGTTTCGGCACCTCCAGCTCACTTGCTCATGTTTTTTGGATTGCTTATGCTGGTTATGTACTATTCGATTCGATCTGAGTACGAGGAGAAGGTGAAAGAAACGAAGATGGAGCTGAGGCTGTTTCTTGTCATCTTGTTGCCTTTGCTTGTGATATTAGCCACGCATCTGACGGTGAAGTGGTCGGATGTCCGAGACACGTCGCAGGTGGTGTACGAGACGTTGCATGAAGAAGGAAGCTCTCCGTGGGGTGTGGCGTTCGTGTTGCTGCTGGTGCTCTTTATGGTGAACTATCGGTCTTCTATTTACTCAGCTTGGTTTCGGCCCTAG